TGGTCAACTGGTTGCGGCCGTTGACCGTGTAGACCCGGTCGACATTGTAGAGTCCGTCGAACGCATAGGCATCGTTCGACTGTGTGGTCTGCGTCAACTGCCCGGCGGGGTTGTAGGTAAAGCCGCGCGTGTTGTCGGCCGAAGTCCCGGCTAGGTTCGCCACGATCGACGACAACCGCCCCACCGGATCGAACGCCACCGCCTGGCTTGCACCGTTGGCGAACGTCACCCCGGTCGGCCGGCCTTGCGCGTTATAGCCGTAGCTTGCCAGCACGGTGGAGCCGTTCTCGCGGATCGTCTTGATCGAGCCATCGGTGTGATACTCGTAGGTGACATAGAATCCGTCAGGCCAGGTCATCCGCGTGCGGCGACCGGCGGTGTCATACTGATAGCCGACCGTCCCCAGCGGTCCCGACTGGCCGGTGTTGCGCCCCAGCGCATCGTGCGCGAACGCCAGCGTCTGGCCGCTTTGCACCGCGCTCGTCAGCCGGTTCATCAGGTCGTAGCCGTAGGTCGCATCGGGCTCGCTGCCGGGCAGGTTCTTGGAGATCAGCCGGTTCAGCGCATCGTAGCCATAACCGATCGTCTGCCCGTCGCGCAGGCGGCGCGCGGTGACGTTGCCCGCTGCATCGTAGGTCAGCTGTTCGTAGTCCGAGGCGTTGGACGTGTTCTTCGTCGTCGGATGCGGATAGCGCGTCTGCCGCAGCCGGTCGTGCCCGTCGTAGATATAGGTCGTGCGGTTGCTCTCGCCATCGGTGAGAGTCTGGGTACGTCCGTTGGGCGTGAACGTCGCCACGAACTCGTTCGAGACCGCGGTGCTTCCCACGCCGCTCTCGACACGAACGACACGGTCATCGCCATCGTAGTGGTTTCTCGTGATCCGGTCGGGCCCGTTCGCCCCCGTGGTCGACATCGTGCAGGCCGAAGCCGGGAGCGAGGCCCACACCGCCGGGTTCATCCGAACGGCCGTGCAGGTCAGGCGATTCTGCGTGTCGTAGCTGTATTGAGTAAGCTGGTAGATTACACCACCCGACACCAGCTTCTGCACCGCCAGGTTGCCCTTCGTGTCGTAGACGTTCTCGACCGACTGGTTGACTGTCATCGCGTTCAGGGCTGCCTCGGTCGTGCCGGAAGCGGTGCCGAACTCGCCTTTGATCAGTCGGTTGCCGGAATCGTACGTGTAACGTGCTGCCCCACGTCTGATGGCGCCCGAGCCATCGGGATCAGGACCAATAATGCCGCGGCGGCGATCCAGCGTGTCGTAGAAATAGTGCGTCGTGTCCGCCGACCCGGGCAGGGGCCCGTCCTCGCTGATCAGGTTGTCGCGCCCATCGTACGCGAACGCGGTCGTTGCGCTGATTGCGCCATCGCCCGATGACACCGTCACGCTGCTCGGCAGAAGGTTTGGGGTGTCGTAGGCGATTGCAACGCGCTGCTCGTTCGCCGTGCCCGAACAAGTCGCGGCGGTGGCGCACGTGCGGATCAGCGTCATCTTCCATTGCGGCGTCAACTGATTAAGAAGACTCCCGCCTGAGCCCCTCTTTTTCGCATAGAGCGATGAATAACTGTAATCGATCGTAGGGCGAGGTTGACCCGAAGCCGGGGCAGGCCGCTGAACCCGCGTCACCAGACCATGCGCAGCACCGTAAGTGTAATCGGTCCGTTTGCCGCGCTCGTCGATCGTGTAGTTCGGCTTGTTGCATTTCAGGGGGTTGGTGCAGGTCGCATCGAACCCGGCACTGCTGACAATATTGGCCACACCCGAACCAGGTTTGCCAACCCGGGTCGTGGTTGTGATATTCCCTCGCGCGTCGCGTGCGTACTCGACATAGTTGCCTTCCTCGAACGTGATTCGGATCAAGCGGCCGTTTGCATCGTAATCGAACTCTGTCGTACTGCCTGAAGCATCGGTGATACTCGTCGGCCTTCCGGTATTGGGATCGGATATGACTTCGCCATCCGAGCCGCCCGCATCGCCCATGTCGACGACGGTGTCTCCGCCGCTCGAACTCCAGCTGTATGACTTTGTCTCGCCATCGTCCGTAATCGACGTGACGCGGTTCGAAGTGTCGCGGGTGATGATCAGCGAGTCCGTACTGTGTCCCGGCTTCCGCACGGAGAGGCCCGAAGCGGTGCTCGTGATACGCCAGTTGCCGGCCCGGCTGTTGTTGATCTCGAGAACGTTTGCCGAGGGGCGATTGTAGGTCACCTTCGGCCAGGTCGAAGCGACGGTTCCGCATCCAAACGTAGAGCATGTCTCTTGCGAAGTATCGACGAACGTAACCGATTCTCGCTCGAACCAGTCTGGCGCGGGGAATCCGCCATTGTAACTCGATTGATCGGACTTGAAATCGACCAGCATCGCGTAGCTGGAATTGCTCATGACCGATTTCATGCGGATCGGAGCGAAACAGGTGTAGTTACCGCTGCCGTCGGGGATAACCAACTGCCCGTTCCTGTAGCACCTAACCGGCACGTCCCAGTTTAGGGTATAAACGGTCCCGTCCGGCCGCGAGATCGACACGGGCAAACCGCAATCTGCGTTTGAGTTGCACCCGGCCCCGCCGTACTGCATACCCGGTTCTCCGAACCCATATCCAAGGTTTTCCGGCTTTGAATAGTTGATCTGGGTTCCATCAGGCGCCGTATATCTCCAGCCCTCGGTTGTATTAACCAATGTGCCGCCATTCGCCTTAACAGCTGTCCAGGAGCCACCTTGCTGAATAAATTTGTCGGCAATCTTCCCCAGGCTGATGGTCGCACTGGATTGGCTGCCGGAAGTCTGGACCCGAAGCGTACCCGTCCAATTGTCCTGGAGGCCGCTCTGCCCGTAGTAGCGCACCAGCGCGACGCCGCCATCCTCGGGACCGATCCGTCCTTCAACAATATCGAGATAGTACCTTCCCGTAACGAGATCGACGCCGTGCTCCTCCGTATTGACGTATGGGTCGGGTGTAGCTGCCTCCTGTTGCGCCAGTGCCGGCGCCGCAA
The sequence above is a segment of the Pelagerythrobacter marensis genome. Coding sequences within it:
- a CDS encoding RHS repeat-associated core domain-containing protein, coding for MYRGRRFRALQRAVLYTTTVLCAGLAAPALAQQEAATPDPYVNTEEHGVDLVTGRYYLDIVEGRIGPEDGGVALVRYYGQSGLQDNWTGTLRVQTSGSQSSATISLGKIADKFIQQGGSWTAVKANGGTLVNTTEGWRYTAPDGTQINYSKPENLGYGFGEPGMQYGGAGCNSNADCGLPVSISRPDGTVYTLNWDVPVRCYRNGQLVIPDGSGNYTCFAPIRMKSVMSNSSYAMLVDFKSDQSSYNGGFPAPDWFERESVTFVDTSQETCSTFGCGTVASTWPKVTYNRPSANVLEINNSRAGNWRITSTASGLSVRKPGHSTDSLIITRDTSNRVTSITDDGETKSYSWSSSGGDTVVDMGDAGGSDGEVISDPNTGRPTSITDASGSTTEFDYDANGRLIRITFEEGNYVEYARDARGNITTTTRVGKPGSGVANIVSSAGFDATCTNPLKCNKPNYTIDERGKRTDYTYGAAHGLVTRVQRPAPASGQPRPTIDYSYSSLYAKKRGSGGSLLNQLTPQWKMTLIRTCATAATCSGTANEQRVAIAYDTPNLLPSSVTVSSGDGAISATTAFAYDGRDNLISEDGPLPGSADTTHYFYDTLDRRRGIIGPDPDGSGAIRRGAARYTYDSGNRLIKGEFGTASGTTEAALNAMTVNQSVENVYDTKGNLAVQKLVSGGVIYQLTQYSYDTQNRLTCTAVRMNPAVWASLPASACTMSTTGANGPDRITRNHYDGDDRVVRVESGVGSTAVSNEFVATFTPNGRTQTLTDGESNRTTYIYDGHDRLRQTRYPHPTTKNTSNASDYEQLTYDAAGNVTARRLRDGQTIGYGYDALNRLISKNLPGSEPDATYGYDLMNRLTSAVQSGQTLAFAHDALGRNTGQSGPLGTVGYQYDTAGRRTRMTWPDGFYVTYEYHTDGSIKTIRENGSTVLASYGYNAQGRPTGVTFANGASQAVAFDPVGRLSSIVANLAGTSADNTRGFTYNPAGQLTQTTQSNDAYAFDGLYNVDRVYTVNGRNQLTSAGGVTLSYDTRGNLTNSGTDTFAYTSENLLTGVTGAASMVYDPLGRLWQVGDLTSGGATTRFGYDGIAMIGEYNTANQLQRRYVHGPGIDSPIVWYEGSGTTNRRFLHADERGSIIAVSNASGALLRANAYDEYGIPGSDNLGRFQYTGQVWLEEAGLYYYKARMYSPTLGRFLQTDPIGYADGMNLYNYVGSDPVNFVDPLGLENCPPPHEGQICVTAPKRRPSIWPWSSGHSFPSPSGGGFGGGRLPPQRDEPCPTRPGLKLDVGTGATGFLGIVGLSLGVSGAINIPTDANGRPSLRGSQLSISGSITPLAGLGLFAGAGPNFGMSGSDGPANILSGSSDTVLQGGAGDGLGVEIVRPLNDKPADWSGSGGRLAAGAYGAVGQRFSGTISTPQLGCQ